One region of Turicibacter bilis genomic DNA includes:
- the ahpC gene encoding alkyl hydroperoxide reductase subunit C, translating to MSLIGTHVVDYKVQGYQAGDFKEFTAEAAKGKWAVYVFYPADFTFVCPTELGDLADKYEQFKEIGCEVYSVSTDTHFVHKAWADASETIGKIKYPMLADPTGKLTRGFDVMIEEEGMALRGSFVVNPEGVIKAYEIHDNGIGRDADELLRKVQAAQFVAAHGDQVCPAKWKPGQETLTPSLDLVGKL from the coding sequence ATGTCATTAATTGGTACTCATGTTGTTGATTATAAAGTTCAAGGTTATCAAGCTGGAGATTTTAAAGAATTTACAGCAGAAGCTGCAAAAGGAAAATGGGCAGTCTATGTATTCTATCCAGCGGACTTCACATTCGTTTGTCCAACTGAATTAGGAGATTTAGCAGATAAATACGAACAATTCAAAGAAATTGGATGTGAAGTTTATTCAGTCTCAACAGATACACACTTCGTACATAAAGCATGGGCAGATGCATCAGAAACAATCGGAAAAATCAAGTATCCAATGTTAGCCGATCCAACTGGAAAATTAACTCGTGGATTTGATGTGATGATTGAAGAAGAAGGAATGGCGTTACGAGGAAGCTTTGTTGTCAATCCAGAAGGTGTCATCAAAGCATACGAAATCCATGACAATGGAATCGGACGTGACGCAGATGAATTATTACGTAAAGTACAAGCCGCACAATTCGTTGCAGCACACGGTGACCAAGTCTGTCCAGCAAAATGGAAACCAGGACAAGAAACATTAACACCAAGCTTAGACTTAGTAGGGAAATTATAA